A genome region from Cyprinus carpio isolate SPL01 chromosome B23, ASM1834038v1, whole genome shotgun sequence includes the following:
- the LOC122142016 gene encoding uncharacterized protein LOC122142016 encodes MSQSDDVAPLLPVDEYGDERDASSGRHDMYVQIQELNRKHEETMAAIANLSREPTRSYIYVPRERHIQPFSGDLNKDGRYVDEFIEEVERVMHARSQTMEDQLDFVLSLLKGAALEEVRLRMGNDAKHPCDIFEYLRAAFREKRSVSQLLQTFYSRRQLEGEEIRAYSHALSQILNSIQKQSANAVANASMAIRDQFIEGIRDTSLRRDLRKLVRDKPESTLIEVRDEALTWSLEDPKPRVPKVISNRSVVSETVEAQCAAVAPETKTVSLEEVLKIVAEQGKARGELTQAVEKLTTQCFKSEPVTQSNPKLQPRFTDDGQPNLFPV; translated from the coding sequence ATGTCACAATCAGATGATGTTGCTCCACTTTTACCAGTGGATGAGTATGGTGATGAACGGGATGCAAGTAGTGGTAGGCATGACATGTACGTACAAATTCAAGAACTTAATAGAAAGCATGAGGAAACTATGGCAGCAATTGCTAATTTAAGCAGAGAGCCAACCAGGTCTTATATTTATGTACCGAGAGAACGTCATATACAACCATTCAGTGGTGATTTGAACAAAGATGGGAGATATGTTGACGAGTTTATTGAAGAGGTAGAGAGGGTGATGCATGCTAGAAGTCAGACTATGGAGGACCAGTTAGACTTTGTCCTCTCACTTCTAAAAGGGGCAGCTTTAGAGGAGGTCAGATTGCGAATGGGGAATGATGCAAAACATCCATGTGACATTTTTGAATATCTGAGAGCAGCTTTCAGAGAAAAGCGCAGTGTATCCCAGCTATTGCAAACCTTCTATAGCCGTAGACAATTAGAAGGGGAGGAGATTCGTGCCTACTCCCATGCACTGTCCCAGATTCTGAACTCTATTCAGAAACAATCAGCAAATGCAGTGGCAAATGCGAGCATGGCAATTCGAGACCAATTCATTGAGGGCATTAGAGACACTAGCCTTAGGAGAGACCTTCGGAAGCTGGTTAGAGACAAGCCAGAGTCAACACTTATTGAAGTGCGTGATGAAGCTCTCACGTGGTCTTTAGAAGATCCCAAGCCTCGTGTCCCAAAAGTAATCAGCAATCGAAGTGTTGTGTCTGAGACCGTTGAAGCCCAGTGTGCTGCTGTTGCacctgaaacaaaaacagttaGTCTTGAAGAAGTTTTGAAAATTGTAGCAGAACAAGGAAAGGCTAGAGGAGAGCTAACCCAAGCTGTGGAGAAACTCACCACACAGTGCTTCAAGTCAGAGCCTGTGACCCAAAGCAACCCCAAGTTGCAGCCAAGGTTTACTGATGATGGGCAGCCCAATTTGTTTCCGGTGTAA